A genomic region of Hyalangium gracile contains the following coding sequences:
- a CDS encoding NADPH-dependent F420 reductase, whose amino-acid sequence MRDSTLEDNDMKIGIIGAGLIGGTLARRWVQLGHEVSIANSRGPETLVDLAKETGAKAVTVQEAARAPDVIVVTIPQKAVPALPKGLFANTPKDAVIIDTGNYYPVRDGQIQALDDGQVESEWVASLIGRPVIKVFNNIFFKSLGENGKPQGTPGRIALPVAGDSPEAKAKVLKLVEELGFDAIDAGSLADSWRQQPGTPVYTGDKDAAGVKAALAEAKRERLPEYRKASNQWLKDFLAKQG is encoded by the coding sequence GTGCGGGATTCAACCCTGGAGGACAACGACATGAAGATTGGAATCATTGGCGCGGGCTTGATTGGCGGGACCCTGGCCCGGCGCTGGGTGCAGCTGGGGCATGAGGTGTCCATCGCGAACTCTCGCGGGCCGGAGACGCTCGTGGACCTGGCGAAGGAGACGGGCGCGAAGGCCGTCACCGTCCAGGAGGCGGCCAGGGCGCCCGACGTCATCGTGGTGACCATCCCCCAGAAGGCGGTGCCCGCGCTGCCCAAGGGCCTCTTCGCGAACACGCCCAAGGACGCGGTGATCATCGACACGGGCAATTACTACCCCGTGCGCGACGGCCAGATCCAGGCGCTCGACGACGGCCAGGTGGAGAGCGAGTGGGTCGCGTCGCTCATCGGCCGTCCGGTCATCAAGGTCTTCAACAACATCTTCTTCAAGAGCCTGGGCGAGAATGGCAAGCCCCAGGGCACGCCGGGGCGCATCGCGCTGCCGGTCGCGGGGGACTCGCCGGAGGCCAAGGCCAAGGTGCTCAAGCTGGTGGAGGAGCTGGGCTTCGACGCCATCGACGCCGGCAGCCTCGCCGACTCCTGGCGCCAGCAGCCCGGCACCCCCGTCTACACAGGGGACAAGGACGCCGCGGGCGTGAAGGCGGCCCTGGCCGAGGCCAAGCGCGAGCGCCTGCCGGAGTACCGTAAGGCCTCCAACCAATGGCTGAAGGACTTCCTCGCCAAGCAGGGCTGA
- the sitI6 gene encoding SitI6 family double-CXXCG motif immunity protein produces MRFYELRENRAPGHTGDIRAASKWFLPGAKCPGCRATWANAAVAYPCVDLSRHPQQAAFVVPRAEPLHEFERLRELIRPWAPEGAPLPPGTRFGPLVGKAWGRFGSFFFQNPWTLLVRREAMEALQQAGLRGVAGRKPELSFRQKKELPDLLELQLMPCGLLHADCLRQRPAPRDGWNPLPRATAALSGETYEALCVQGDGATFHRQPGECKARVRAARCTALCRVSRGRWEHRASVSVRGLLAPRSTRCLPPHLPQANTPKSNVLLSNSAQSIRDVPCFGVRPPLTASLDAGLLQERQATGP; encoded by the coding sequence ATGCGATTCTACGAGTTGAGGGAGAACCGAGCGCCGGGCCACACAGGGGACATCCGTGCCGCATCCAAGTGGTTCCTCCCCGGAGCGAAGTGTCCGGGGTGCCGTGCGACATGGGCCAACGCGGCGGTGGCTTACCCCTGCGTCGACCTCTCACGCCATCCCCAGCAGGCGGCGTTCGTGGTGCCAAGGGCTGAGCCTCTTCATGAGTTCGAACGGCTGCGTGAGCTGATCCGCCCCTGGGCTCCTGAAGGAGCGCCTCTTCCTCCCGGAACGCGGTTCGGTCCCCTTGTCGGGAAGGCGTGGGGGCGCTTCGGCTCCTTCTTCTTCCAGAATCCCTGGACGCTGCTGGTGCGACGCGAGGCGATGGAGGCGCTGCAACAGGCCGGCCTTCGGGGGGTGGCGGGGCGTAAGCCCGAGCTGAGCTTTCGTCAAAAGAAAGAGCTGCCAGACCTGCTGGAGCTCCAGCTCATGCCCTGCGGATTGTTGCACGCGGACTGCCTGCGCCAACGTCCAGCGCCTCGGGATGGATGGAATCCTCTTCCACGAGCTACCGCTGCGCTGAGCGGCGAGACTTATGAAGCTCTATGCGTTCAAGGGGACGGAGCCACGTTTCACAGACAACCTGGGGAATGCAAAGCACGAGTGAGGGCTGCCCGGTGTACAGCCCTGTGCCGCGTGTCGCGCGGGAGGTGGGAGCATCGGGCTTCGGTATCCGTGCGTGGACTTCTCGCACCCCGCAGCACCCGGTGCCTGCCACCCCACCTGCCGCAGGCGAACACGCCGAAGTCGAACGTCCTGCTGAGCAACTCGGCCCAGTCCATTCGTGACGTCCCCTGCTTCGGGGTGCGCCCACCCCTGACTGCAAGCCTTGACGCGGGGCTTCTCCAAGAGCGGCAGGCTACTGGCCCGTGA
- a CDS encoding DUF4240 domain-containing protein, whose amino-acid sequence MSQGRSVFEAALEDAESLADVVDAPGVEDVFFEAFLYAPARAYKESTGREIPPYTDPRRPAPTGEKWEEDGDALMRRFPRLWRKYGRRQSKPCRG is encoded by the coding sequence ATCTCCCAGGGCCGTAGCGTCTTCGAAGCTGCGCTGGAGGACGCGGAATCGCTCGCTGACGTAGTCGACGCTCCAGGGGTCGAGGATGTCTTCTTCGAGGCGTTCCTGTATGCCCCTGCTCGCGCCTACAAGGAGTCGACCGGCCGGGAGATTCCACCGTACACGGACCCGCGCCGCCCTGCGCCCACTGGGGAGAAGTGGGAAGAGGATGGGGATGCGCTCATGCGCAGGTTCCCTCGACTCTGGAGGAAATACGGCCGGCGGCAATCGAAGCCGTGTAGAGGGTAA
- a CDS encoding IS4 family transposase, translating to MTSSAITQQQVHTFLASLFEEDLHAKRVLSLSLATLGVIHAASLSVYAIGQALAMARGTQGKHGIKQVDRLLSNTGIPVWKLFSLWVPYVLGQRSEALVALDWTDFEADDQTTLVASLITQHGRPTPLVWLSVQKSTLKGLRNEVEDAVVLRLRELIPAEVRVTLVADRGFADQKLYALLGQVGFEYVVRFRQCITVTSDKGERRTAADWVPKAGHLRKLPQALVTADCTQVGAVVCVKKKGMKEPWCLATSLHLASAAEVVALYSRRFSIEESFRDIKDLRFGMGLSQVRIAEPERRDRLLLLSALACALLTLLGAAGESLGMERQLKANTDKRRTYSLFRQGCLYYQAIPHMPEHRLRPLIERFAQLLSQQPLFRHAFGVI from the coding sequence GTGACATCCTCCGCTATTACCCAGCAGCAGGTGCATACCTTCCTCGCCAGCCTCTTCGAAGAGGATCTGCACGCCAAGCGAGTGCTGTCGCTGTCGCTGGCTACCTTGGGCGTCATCCACGCGGCGAGCCTGTCGGTGTACGCCATCGGCCAAGCGCTGGCGATGGCTCGAGGCACGCAGGGCAAGCACGGGATAAAGCAGGTGGACCGGTTGCTGTCCAACACGGGCATACCGGTGTGGAAGCTGTTCTCGCTCTGGGTGCCGTACGTGCTGGGGCAGCGTAGCGAAGCGCTGGTGGCGCTGGACTGGACGGACTTCGAGGCCGATGACCAGACGACGCTGGTGGCCTCGCTGATAACCCAGCATGGACGGCCTACGCCCTTGGTATGGCTGAGCGTGCAGAAATCCACCCTCAAGGGCCTGCGCAACGAGGTGGAAGATGCGGTGGTACTCAGGCTGCGCGAGCTCATCCCTGCAGAGGTGAGGGTGACGCTCGTGGCGGACCGGGGCTTCGCCGACCAGAAGCTCTACGCCCTGCTGGGGCAGGTGGGCTTTGAGTACGTGGTGCGCTTCCGCCAGTGCATTACCGTCACCAGCGACAAGGGCGAGCGGCGCACGGCGGCAGACTGGGTGCCCAAAGCCGGCCACCTGCGCAAACTGCCCCAGGCCCTCGTCACTGCGGACTGCACGCAGGTAGGCGCGGTGGTGTGCGTGAAGAAGAAGGGCATGAAGGAGCCGTGGTGCCTGGCTACCAGCCTGCACCTGGCCTCAGCGGCCGAAGTGGTGGCGCTTTACAGCCGCAGATTCAGCATTGAAGAGAGCTTCCGGGACATCAAGGACCTGAGGTTCGGCATGGGCCTGTCCCAGGTGCGCATCGCCGAGCCGGAGCGCAGAGACAGACTGCTGCTGCTCAGCGCCTTGGCCTGTGCACTGCTGACGCTGCTGGGCGCCGCAGGTGAGAGCCTGGGCATGGAGCGTCAGCTCAAGGCCAACACCGATAAGCGCCGCACCTACTCCCTGTTTCGCCAGGGCTGCCTGTACTACCAAGCCATCCCCCACATGCCTGAGCACCGTCTGCGCCCTCTCATCGAGCGATTCGCTCAACTCCTCAGCCAGCAGCCTCTTTTCCGCCATGCCTTCGGGGTTATTTGA
- a CDS encoding DUF4240 domain-containing protein produces the protein MDSEKFWRIVMSSRSSFRPTQVDGNMEQQLEELRALLLALPPEEIVEFRNFLLAQMDAAFHWDLWGAAYLIAEGCSDDGFTDFRAWAEASPHLAGKQASGTPVV, from the coding sequence ATGGATAGCGAGAAGTTCTGGCGGATCGTCATGTCGTCCCGGAGCAGCTTCCGACCCACCCAGGTGGATGGGAACATGGAGCAGCAGCTCGAGGAACTCAGGGCGCTGTTACTCGCGCTCCCCCCTGAGGAGATCGTGGAGTTTCGGAACTTCCTTCTCGCGCAGATGGATGCGGCGTTCCATTGGGACCTGTGGGGCGCGGCGTATCTCATCGCGGAGGGCTGCTCGGATGATGGCTTTACGGACTTTCGGGCATGGGCTGAGGCATCCCCTCATCTTGCGGGCAAGCAGGCAAGCGGCACGCCGGTCGTTTGA
- a CDS encoding outer membrane protein assembly factor BamB family protein, which yields MTSTNAASSPLPRDSDPTLVWSTNVPAVWNTQSPVLFQGKLLYTSYGKNALHCLDTQTSRELWNSGIHSPSAGNPAVGNGVIAVGTLAGFLEGFSATDGHRLWGYTSGGTIRVTPLFAQGMFLFGQEQGFFDAVDSRSGTRVWRKLLLPANGLSLRMSRAIVYDETVLVSAWREDDQTSVLYALDIKTGQIQWQYQPDNGQTLISADPGVGPGAVYVACGDGSLKSLDIATGTVQWEAVMEGPLTAAPFYANGALYTASDGGNLYALDASTGAQLWLFSPGERIVTNVAVSDGTAYFATDAAKLYAVDVAAGVNAVSFQYTSQGTITPGPTTENGVTYFLCIGDGAYTLGAVNLSGITHEFFVQTLPLADDYDTSGSQPVPKTPAFRAQLRLVDVRKNPRAFQPVKLTASGPATLTVKGQNYAVDVDKAAWLVTDASGELGISLRTTELLVPNLSLWGNFMQPQESIVIYLSQGVTTKLSQVQAEDLAADKAKDFQGNPLLKGKYQNVSSQETIARTIRNSLGGGSSRGAASRPRADATRYLAFPDSMPDTAYVASGPAPGRPLSPGDIPNWTLVVGDTGLSFTPLSDTAPRAPRNPASPGDSRLLGSFGDFISDVIHGAGEVLSLTWQWAEGFVETSIEVFIDEMKKVYHLTVQTLEDAFTVVVGFLKTVVQDLEKVIEWLCWLFEWRDIIETQRKLASYILDNVSTFQTWLGNQISAGLGDVDTFFQRMEGQIANAFKSVLGQIGSTTLQSQTQGGTNPLTLVPDGAYAPLQWILERFNDVTSLWALPSLGGSVGTAFPRFLEQATTALTSSFANLPGELSGFVSNFQLLFTHPEEFVTKSFQDILGLMADFVVDLVRFAAAVVKDFLRFLEAVLDSVVGWLKQSIDLSFFSALYRLITGDDLSLLNVCTLLVAVPATIIHKARGSAVAALGDAGSELMHIGYTLSYYVYTVLDMLMDQQETPSNVTVGIYATLSLLVQGLGFPVPVSNDQVQDYVIWALQIAPFVLTVAGIFVSGTAWQQVSLVANVGYGLMMMGIYVLYSLDWPETYAGSPLYENLLSCLPYLGKPLTLLGENGRLACMTVDAIGDWGATFLSFKYW from the coding sequence ATGACCTCGACCAACGCCGCCTCCTCCCCGCTTCCCCGGGACTCCGACCCCACCCTGGTGTGGAGCACGAACGTCCCGGCGGTGTGGAACACCCAGTCTCCCGTGCTCTTCCAGGGGAAGCTCCTCTATACGAGCTACGGGAAGAACGCGCTCCACTGCCTGGACACCCAGACGTCCCGGGAGCTGTGGAACAGTGGCATCCACTCTCCTTCCGCCGGCAACCCGGCCGTGGGCAATGGCGTCATCGCCGTGGGCACCCTCGCGGGATTCCTCGAGGGCTTCAGCGCCACGGACGGACACCGCCTGTGGGGGTACACCTCGGGAGGGACGATCCGGGTCACGCCCCTCTTCGCCCAGGGCATGTTCCTCTTCGGCCAGGAGCAGGGCTTCTTCGACGCCGTGGACTCGCGGAGTGGCACACGTGTCTGGCGCAAGCTCCTGCTGCCCGCCAACGGCCTGAGCCTGCGCATGTCCCGGGCCATCGTCTATGACGAGACCGTGCTGGTCTCGGCCTGGCGCGAGGACGATCAGACGTCCGTGCTCTACGCGCTGGACATCAAGACAGGCCAGATTCAGTGGCAGTACCAGCCGGACAACGGGCAGACGCTGATCTCGGCGGACCCCGGAGTCGGACCGGGAGCCGTCTACGTCGCCTGCGGCGACGGCTCGCTGAAGTCCCTGGACATCGCGACCGGAACGGTCCAGTGGGAGGCCGTGATGGAGGGCCCCCTCACCGCCGCACCCTTCTACGCGAACGGAGCCCTCTACACCGCGAGCGACGGCGGAAACCTCTACGCCCTGGATGCCAGCACCGGAGCGCAGCTCTGGCTCTTCTCACCGGGGGAGCGGATCGTCACCAACGTCGCGGTCTCGGATGGCACCGCCTACTTCGCCACGGACGCGGCGAAGCTGTATGCCGTGGATGTGGCCGCGGGCGTCAACGCCGTGAGCTTTCAATACACCAGCCAGGGCACCATCACTCCCGGCCCCACCACCGAGAACGGGGTGACGTACTTCCTGTGCATCGGCGATGGAGCGTACACCCTCGGCGCGGTGAACCTCTCCGGCATCACTCACGAGTTCTTCGTGCAGACGCTGCCCCTGGCGGATGACTACGACACCTCGGGCTCCCAGCCCGTGCCGAAGACTCCCGCCTTCCGAGCCCAGCTCCGCCTGGTGGACGTCCGGAAGAACCCGCGCGCCTTCCAGCCCGTGAAGCTGACGGCCAGCGGCCCCGCCACCCTCACGGTGAAGGGCCAGAACTATGCGGTGGACGTGGACAAGGCCGCCTGGCTCGTCACCGATGCGTCCGGAGAGCTGGGCATCTCGTTGAGGACCACGGAGCTCCTCGTCCCCAACCTGAGCCTCTGGGGAAACTTCATGCAGCCCCAGGAGAGCATCGTCATCTACCTGAGCCAGGGCGTGACGACGAAGCTCTCCCAGGTCCAGGCGGAGGATCTCGCCGCCGACAAGGCCAAGGACTTCCAGGGCAACCCCCTGCTCAAGGGCAAGTACCAGAACGTGTCGAGCCAGGAGACGATCGCCAGGACGATCCGGAACAGCCTGGGCGGTGGAAGCTCTCGCGGCGCGGCGAGCCGCCCGCGGGCCGACGCGACCCGCTACCTGGCCTTCCCGGACTCCATGCCGGACACGGCGTACGTGGCCTCGGGACCGGCTCCCGGGCGCCCCCTCAGCCCCGGGGACATCCCGAACTGGACGCTGGTCGTGGGAGACACGGGCCTGTCCTTCACACCGCTGAGCGATACGGCGCCGCGGGCGCCACGCAACCCGGCGAGCCCTGGCGATTCGAGGCTGCTGGGCTCCTTCGGTGACTTCATCAGCGACGTCATCCACGGGGCGGGCGAGGTGCTCTCGCTCACCTGGCAATGGGCCGAGGGCTTCGTCGAGACGTCCATCGAGGTGTTCATCGATGAGATGAAGAAGGTCTACCACCTCACCGTCCAGACGCTCGAGGACGCCTTCACGGTCGTGGTGGGCTTCCTCAAGACGGTCGTCCAGGACCTGGAGAAGGTGATCGAGTGGCTCTGCTGGCTGTTCGAGTGGCGGGACATCATCGAGACCCAGCGGAAGCTCGCCTCCTACATCCTGGACAACGTGAGCACGTTCCAGACGTGGCTCGGCAATCAGATCTCCGCCGGCCTGGGAGACGTGGACACCTTCTTTCAGCGGATGGAGGGCCAGATCGCCAACGCCTTCAAGTCCGTCCTGGGCCAGATCGGCTCGACGACGCTCCAGTCACAGACCCAGGGCGGCACGAACCCGCTCACGCTCGTACCGGACGGAGCCTATGCCCCGTTGCAGTGGATCCTGGAGCGCTTCAACGACGTCACCTCGCTCTGGGCGCTCCCCTCCCTGGGGGGCTCGGTAGGCACGGCCTTCCCGCGGTTCCTCGAGCAGGCCACTACCGCCCTGACCTCCAGCTTCGCGAACCTGCCAGGAGAGCTGTCCGGGTTCGTCTCGAACTTCCAGCTCCTGTTCACGCACCCGGAGGAGTTCGTGACCAAGAGCTTCCAGGACATCCTGGGACTGATGGCGGATTTCGTCGTCGATCTGGTGCGGTTCGCCGCGGCCGTGGTGAAGGACTTCCTGCGGTTCCTCGAGGCGGTGCTCGACTCGGTGGTGGGGTGGCTGAAGCAGTCGATCGATCTGTCCTTCTTCTCGGCGCTCTACCGCCTCATCACCGGCGATGACCTGTCGCTGCTCAACGTCTGCACCCTGCTGGTGGCGGTCCCGGCGACGATCATCCACAAGGCCCGAGGCTCGGCGGTTGCCGCGCTCGGCGACGCCGGGAGCGAGCTGATGCACATCGGCTACACGCTCAGCTACTACGTGTACACCGTGCTCGACATGTTGATGGATCAGCAGGAGACGCCCTCGAACGTCACCGTGGGCATCTATGCCACCCTCAGCCTGCTGGTGCAGGGGCTGGGGTTCCCGGTGCCCGTGAGCAATGATCAGGTGCAGGACTACGTCATCTGGGCGCTGCAGATCGCCCCCTTCGTCCTCACGGTTGCTGGCATCTTCGTCAGTGGCACGGCGTGGCAGCAAGTCTCGCTGGTCGCCAACGTCGGCTACGGCCTGATGATGATGGGCATCTACGTGCTGTATTCACTGGACTGGCCGGAGACGTACGCAGGCTCTCCGCTGTACGAGAACCTCCTCAGCTGCCTGCCCTACCTGGGCAAGCCCCTGACCCTGCTGGGGGAGAACGGCCGGCTGGCGTGCATGACCGTGGATGCCATCGGCGACTGGGGCGCGACGTTCCTGAGCTTCAAGTACTGGTGA